The Oceaniferula flava genome has a window encoding:
- the sufT gene encoding putative Fe-S cluster assembly protein SufT — translation MQTEIITNREINAVQIPSGDPFTLPAGTAVIITQTLGGSYTVATQSGLARISSDDADALGIDPNEKASSSTGDALPSDASQEDQVWHQLKQVYDPEIPVDIVNLGLVYDCSISEQDGKNTVDIKMTLTAPGCGMGPVIAADAQARVMTVEGIDEANVDLVWDPAWNQDMISEEGRMKLGMV, via the coding sequence ATGCAGACTGAGATCATTACCAATCGCGAAATCAACGCCGTCCAGATTCCCAGCGGTGACCCGTTCACGCTGCCGGCAGGAACGGCTGTGATTATCACCCAGACCCTCGGCGGCTCCTACACGGTGGCCACCCAGTCCGGACTGGCGCGCATTTCCTCCGACGACGCCGACGCCTTGGGGATTGATCCCAATGAAAAAGCCAGCAGCAGCACCGGAGACGCCCTTCCCTCCGATGCCAGCCAAGAAGATCAGGTCTGGCACCAGCTGAAGCAGGTTTACGATCCGGAAATCCCGGTCGACATCGTCAACCTCGGCCTGGTCTACGACTGCTCCATCTCCGAGCAAGACGGTAAAAACACGGTCGATATCAAAATGACCCTGACCGCCCCCGGCTGTGGCATGGGCCCGGTGATCGCAGCCGATGCGCAGGCACGTGTGATGACAGTTGAAGGCATCGACGAAGCCAATGTCGACCTCGTTTGGGACCCCGCATGGAACCAAGACATGATCTCCGAAGAAGGCCGTATGAAGCTCGGCATGGTCTAA